GAGGAGGGCGTGCGCGTGATCGACGGGCTGCGTCCGTGGCTGCCGCTCCTGACGGCGCTCTCGGCCAACTCGCCGTACGCCTCGGGGCGCGACACCGGCTACGCCTCCTGGCGCCAGCAGGTGTGGACCCGCTGGCCGACGGCCGGTCCGGCCGAGCCCTACGGCTCGGCAGCGGAGTACCGCCGGGTCAGCGAGACCCTGATCCGGCTCGGCGCCGCCTTGGACGACGGGATGCTCTACTACGACGCCCGACTGTCCGCGTCGTACCCCACCGTCGAGATCCGGGTGGCCGACACCTGCACCGACGTCGACGACGCGCTGCTGGTCGCAGCCCTGGCCCGGGCGCTGGTCGAGACGCTGGCGGTCGCCGACGAGCCGGCCCGGCCACTGCGCAGCGACCTGCTGCGCGCCGCGTGGTGGCGGGCCGCTCGGCACGGCCTGAACGGCGACCTCGTGCATCCGGTGACGAGGGAGCCGGTGCGGGCGGGCGAGGCGCTCCGCGCCCTCCAGGAGGCGGTCGGCCCGGCCCTGGAGTCGGCCGGGGACGCGGCCCTGGTCGAGGAGGGGCTGGCGCGACTGGCGACCGCGGGCACCGGCGCCCGACGGCAGCGGCAGGCCTTCGAGCGCACCGGTGACCTGCGCGGTGTGGTCGCCGACGTCGTCGCGCGGACCGCAGGATCGGCCGGGTGACGGTCAGCCGGTGCGGCCGCGTCGGCGGTGGTCGACCGGCCGGACGCCGTACGACCGCTGGAAGGCGTCGCTGAAGGTGAACGGGCTCGAGTAGCCCACGGCTCGGGAGATCGACGCCACGGTGTCGTCGGTCCCGGCCAGGAGGTCGGCGGCGAGGGCGAGTCGCCAGGCGCTGAGGTAGGCGATCGGTGACTCGCCGACCGCGGCGCCGAACCGACGGGAGAAGCCCGCGCGTGACAAGCCGACCTCGCCGGCCAGCGAACCGAGGGTCCAGGGAGCCTCGGGGCGGTCGTGGATCAGGGCGAGCGCTCGGCCCACCTCCCGGTCGTCGCCGGCGCGGAGCCAGGTCGGGAGGTCGTCGGCGGTCGCCGCCCACTGCTGCACGGCGGCGACCACGAGGGCGTCGAGCAGTCGATCGAGCAGGCTGACCTGTCCGGGTGCCTCGCGCTGCAGGTTGTCGTGGAGGAGCCCGACGAGGGGGCTGTCCCACTCGTCACCGCGCAGCACCAGGGCCGGCGGCAGCGCCGACAGCATCCGGGCCCCGACCTCGCCGACGGAGGAGTAGTTGCCCACGAGCAGCGCGTCCTCACCGCCGGGGTCGTTGCCCCAGGTGCGGATGCCGTGGGTCATCGGCAGGTCGAGGCTGACCCCGACGGGGGTCTCGCTCCGGTTGCCGGGGTGGATCACCGCCAGCGGCTCGCGACCGGGCTCGTCACCCACGTCGTAGGGCTCCGGTCCGCGCACCAGCAGCAGGTCGCCCCGGTCGAGCCGGACCGGCGCGTCCGAGCCCCGGGTGAAG
This genomic window from Nocardioides cynanchi contains:
- a CDS encoding carboxylate-amine ligase — translated: MSDRSAVRKVGVEEELLLVHPDSGELANAAGAVLHEHRAERGGTASPSASRDLEGELLRHMVETHTDPSTDLTEIGHQLRGARRTAIAAAEDSGVAVAAVATAPLGSAPPAVTANPRYERIVQEFGDTGRGAGTLGMHVHVDVADDEEGVRVIDGLRPWLPLLTALSANSPYASGRDTGYASWRQQVWTRWPTAGPAEPYGSAAEYRRVSETLIRLGAALDDGMLYYDARLSASYPTVEIRVADTCTDVDDALLVAALARALVETLAVADEPARPLRSDLLRAAWWRAARHGLNGDLVHPVTREPVRAGEALRALQEAVGPALESAGDAALVEEGLARLATAGTGARRQRQAFERTGDLRGVVADVVARTAGSAG
- a CDS encoding AraC family transcriptional regulator, giving the protein MDPLSSLIDAPRARGAFLLRVPMARPWAIRIRDEAPLTVVTVTQGSAVFTRGSDAPVRLDRGDLLLVRGPEPYDVGDEPGREPLAVIHPGNRSETPVGVSLDLPMTHGIRTWGNDPGGEDALLVGNYSSVGEVGARMLSALPPALVLRGDEWDSPLVGLLHDNLQREAPGQVSLLDRLLDALVVAAVQQWAATADDLPTWLRAGDDREVGRALALIHDRPEAPWTLGSLAGEVGLSRAGFSRRFGAAVGESPIAYLSAWRLALAADLLAGTDDTVASISRAVGYSSPFTFSDAFQRSYGVRPVDHRRRGRTG